A portion of the Pseudarthrobacter sp. L1SW genome contains these proteins:
- the pgsA gene encoding phosphatidylinositol phosphate synthase produces the protein MLNRHARGFFTALFTPLARWLLKIGVSPDAVTVIGTAGVVVGALVFYPLGQLWWGTLFITAFIFSDVLDGIMARMREVGSRWGNFLDSTLDRIADGALFAGLAVWFFTGGANIPIAVAAMVCLVLGMVVSYARAKAESLGFTANTGIAERAERLVSVLVVTGFTGLGLPEVVLLVTLLLLAVASFITVVQRVLSVRRQSLAEPSPAD, from the coding sequence ATGCTGAATAGGCACGCCCGCGGCTTTTTCACCGCGCTGTTCACCCCGCTTGCCCGCTGGCTCCTCAAGATCGGTGTTTCACCGGATGCAGTAACGGTCATCGGCACCGCCGGCGTCGTAGTGGGAGCCCTGGTCTTTTATCCGCTCGGCCAGCTTTGGTGGGGAACCCTGTTCATCACCGCGTTTATCTTCTCCGACGTCCTGGACGGCATCATGGCCAGGATGCGGGAGGTAGGCAGCCGGTGGGGCAACTTCCTCGACTCCACGCTTGACCGGATCGCGGACGGCGCCCTGTTCGCCGGACTGGCCGTCTGGTTTTTCACCGGCGGGGCGAACATTCCCATCGCGGTGGCAGCCATGGTCTGCCTGGTCCTGGGCATGGTGGTGTCGTATGCCCGGGCCAAGGCCGAATCGCTGGGCTTTACGGCCAACACCGGCATCGCGGAACGGGCAGAACGCCTGGTCTCGGTGCTGGTTGTTACCGGTTTCACCGGGCTGGGCCTCCCGGAGGTGGTGCTGCTGGTGACGCTTCTGCTGCTTGCCGTGGCCAGCTTCATCACGGTGGTCCAGCGCGTGCTGTCCGTCCGCCGCCAGTCCCTCGCAGAGCCGTCGCCTGCTGATTAA
- the thrS gene encoding threonine--tRNA ligase, translated as MSDAQQITLLVDGEETKVTTGTTGAELFFERRDVVVARVNGELKDLDQELPEGADVEGVTIDSPDGLNVLRHSTAHVMAQAVQQLRPDAKLGIGPYITDGFYFDFDVAEPFTPEDLKTLEKMMQKIINQNQKFVRRVVSEDQAREAMKNEPYKLELLGKKNEAAEAGEGVNVEVGAGDITIYDNVERKEGTTVWCDLCRGPHLPNTKLISNAFALTRSSSAYWLGNQKNQQLQRIYGTAWPTKDALKAYQERIAEAERRDHRKLGSELDLFSFPDELGSGLPVFHPKGGIIRKEMEDYSRQRHVEAGYEFVYTPHITKGHLYEVSGHLDWYKDGMFPAMHVDAELNEDGTVRKPGQDYYLKPMNCPMHNLIFRARGRSYRELPLRLFEFGSVYRYEKSGVVHGLTRVRGMTQDDAHIYCTREQMKDELTKTLNFVLGLLKDYGLNDFYLELSTKDPEKYVGEDAAWEEATRTLSEVAQESGLELVPDPGGAAFYGPKISVQAKDALGRTWQMSTIQLDFNLPERFELEFQAADGTRQRPVMIHRALFGSIERFMGVLTEHYAGAFPAWLAPVQVVGIPVAETFNEYMFDVVDQLKAAGIRAEVDTSSDRFPKKIRTASKDKIPFVLIAGGDDAEAGAVSFRFRDGSQDNGVPVAEAVKRITEAVRNRTS; from the coding sequence GTGTCAGATGCCCAGCAGATCACCCTTCTCGTCGATGGCGAAGAGACCAAGGTGACTACCGGGACAACCGGTGCGGAACTCTTCTTTGAGCGCCGTGATGTTGTAGTAGCCCGCGTCAACGGCGAGCTGAAGGACCTGGACCAGGAACTGCCCGAGGGCGCCGACGTCGAGGGCGTCACCATCGATTCCCCCGACGGGCTGAACGTCCTCCGTCACTCCACCGCCCACGTCATGGCGCAGGCCGTCCAGCAGCTGCGCCCGGACGCCAAGCTGGGCATCGGTCCGTACATCACCGACGGTTTCTACTTCGATTTCGATGTTGCCGAACCGTTCACTCCCGAGGACCTCAAAACCCTCGAAAAGATGATGCAGAAGATCATCAACCAGAACCAGAAGTTCGTCCGCCGCGTGGTCTCCGAGGACCAGGCCCGTGAAGCGATGAAGAACGAGCCCTACAAGCTTGAACTCCTGGGCAAGAAAAACGAGGCCGCGGAAGCCGGCGAAGGCGTCAACGTCGAAGTCGGCGCCGGTGACATCACCATCTACGACAACGTTGAGCGGAAGGAAGGGACCACCGTCTGGTGTGATCTCTGCCGCGGCCCGCACCTGCCCAACACCAAGCTGATCTCCAACGCCTTCGCCCTCACCCGCTCGTCCTCCGCCTACTGGCTGGGCAACCAGAAGAACCAGCAGCTCCAGCGGATATACGGCACGGCCTGGCCCACCAAGGACGCACTCAAGGCCTACCAGGAGCGCATCGCCGAGGCCGAACGCCGCGACCACCGCAAACTCGGCTCCGAACTTGACTTGTTCTCCTTCCCGGACGAACTCGGCTCGGGCCTTCCCGTCTTCCACCCCAAGGGCGGCATCATCCGCAAGGAGATGGAGGACTACTCCCGCCAGCGGCATGTCGAGGCCGGCTACGAGTTCGTCTACACGCCGCACATCACCAAGGGCCACCTGTACGAGGTCTCCGGCCACCTGGACTGGTACAAGGACGGCATGTTCCCGGCCATGCACGTGGACGCCGAACTCAACGAGGACGGTACCGTCCGCAAACCCGGCCAGGACTACTACCTCAAGCCGATGAACTGCCCCATGCACAACCTGATCTTCCGGGCGCGCGGACGCTCGTACCGTGAGCTGCCCTTGCGGCTGTTCGAATTCGGGTCCGTGTACCGGTACGAGAAGTCCGGCGTGGTGCACGGCCTGACCCGGGTCCGGGGCATGACACAGGACGACGCCCACATCTACTGCACCCGCGAGCAGATGAAGGACGAGCTCACCAAAACACTGAACTTCGTCCTTGGCCTCCTCAAGGACTACGGTCTGAACGACTTCTACCTGGAACTCTCCACCAAGGATCCTGAGAAGTACGTTGGCGAGGATGCCGCCTGGGAAGAGGCCACGCGGACACTTTCGGAAGTGGCCCAGGAATCCGGGCTTGAGCTTGTCCCCGATCCGGGCGGAGCCGCGTTCTACGGCCCTAAGATCTCCGTGCAGGCTAAGGACGCCCTGGGCCGCACCTGGCAGATGTCCACCATCCAGCTGGACTTCAACCTGCCGGAGCGGTTCGAACTCGAATTCCAGGCCGCAGACGGCACCCGCCAGCGGCCCGTCATGATCCACCGGGCATTGTTCGGATCGATCGAGCGCTTCATGGGCGTGCTCACCGAGCATTACGCCGGCGCCTTCCCCGCGTGGCTGGCCCCCGTGCAGGTGGTGGGCATCCCGGTTGCCGAAACGTTCAACGAGTACATGTTCGACGTCGTCGACCAGCTCAAGGCTGCGGGCATCCGTGCCGAGGTGGACACCTCCTCGGACCGGTTCCCGAAGAAGATCCGCACCGCCAGCAAGGACAAGATCCCGTTCGTGCTGATCGCCGGCGGGGATGACGCAGAGGCCGGCGCGGTCTCGTTCCGCTTCCGCGACGGAAGCCAGGACAACGGCGTGCCCGTGGCAGAGGCAGTCAAGCGGATCACCGAAGCCGTCCGTAACCGGACCAGCTAG
- a CDS encoding CapA family protein: protein MGTMSGRGPVRIRACASALAVALLLFGAVAGCGLVAEQDGSTARPGSSASTGALPGTGGDSSSVPAAAATSTPQPTPTPTPTPGKGPACPVLRCTSVLVTGDMLVHAQLWQQAQQDAAAAGKPGMDFVPLLEGQRRYINNSDLAICHLETPVAGPDGPFSAYPSFNVPPQIITAAKVVGYQACTTGSNHTIDRGTDGLLRTLDTLDAAGLKHTGSYRTETESQGILVMQTAAAKIAVVQATYGLNGLVPDHPWQVDTLDAPAMIAKAEKARAEGADIVLAAMHAGDEYSSEPNAQQQEVAHALADSGQFNLVYGHHAHAVQPIENYKGTWIAYGLGNGITELSPWYVVNNEGLLVRVQFGQEASGRWSTTDLAWAPSVMVRDPYRWCSVAADAPKGPCAGPEADAATRQRTLGVVESRGAAAGGAHELLITKER from the coding sequence ATGGGGACCATGTCCGGCAGGGGGCCGGTGCGTATCCGCGCCTGCGCTTCGGCCTTGGCGGTTGCACTGTTACTGTTCGGCGCCGTGGCGGGCTGCGGCCTGGTGGCGGAGCAGGACGGATCCACGGCCCGGCCAGGAAGCTCCGCTTCAACCGGGGCGCTTCCTGGCACGGGCGGCGACAGCAGCTCGGTCCCTGCAGCCGCCGCAACTTCAACTCCGCAGCCCACGCCAACGCCCACCCCCACCCCCGGGAAGGGGCCGGCCTGCCCCGTGCTCCGCTGCACGTCCGTCCTGGTCACCGGCGACATGCTGGTTCACGCGCAGCTGTGGCAGCAGGCACAGCAGGACGCGGCGGCCGCGGGCAAGCCGGGGATGGACTTCGTTCCGCTCCTGGAAGGCCAGCGCAGGTACATCAACAACAGCGACCTTGCCATCTGCCACCTGGAAACCCCCGTGGCCGGTCCGGACGGCCCGTTCTCGGCCTATCCCTCCTTCAACGTTCCGCCGCAGATCATCACCGCCGCAAAGGTGGTGGGATACCAGGCCTGCACCACGGGCAGCAACCACACGATCGACCGCGGTACTGATGGACTGCTGCGCACCCTGGACACGCTGGACGCCGCCGGCCTCAAGCACACGGGGTCCTACCGGACAGAAACCGAGTCCCAGGGGATCCTCGTCATGCAGACTGCGGCCGCGAAGATCGCCGTCGTCCAGGCAACCTACGGGCTGAACGGCTTGGTTCCGGACCACCCTTGGCAGGTGGACACGCTGGACGCGCCCGCCATGATCGCCAAGGCGGAGAAAGCGCGGGCGGAGGGAGCGGACATCGTGCTGGCGGCCATGCACGCGGGGGACGAATACTCCAGCGAGCCCAACGCCCAGCAGCAAGAGGTGGCGCACGCCCTGGCGGACAGCGGCCAGTTCAACCTGGTCTATGGGCACCACGCGCATGCCGTGCAGCCGATCGAAAACTACAAGGGCACCTGGATCGCCTACGGGCTGGGCAACGGCATCACGGAACTTTCCCCGTGGTACGTGGTCAACAATGAGGGCCTGCTCGTTCGGGTGCAGTTCGGCCAGGAGGCGTCCGGCAGGTGGTCCACCACGGACCTGGCGTGGGCCCCATCGGTGATGGTCCGTGATCCCTACCGCTGGTGTTCAGTGGCCGCGGATGCGCCGAAGGGCCCCTGCGCCGGGCCGGAAGCCGACGCCGCCACCAGGCAGCGGACACTTGGCGTCGTGGAGTCAAGGGGCGCTGCGGCCGGTGGCGCGCATGAACTGCTCATCACGAAGGAACGGTGA
- a CDS encoding HIT domain-containing protein: MQENTGAGYPGDAGVTDDFDLAGVPDAFQRLWTPHRMAYIKGGQHQFKNENDCPFCVGPGRTDEEALIVHRGKTCYVVLNLFPYNPGHLLVCPYRHIPDYTDLTLDETAEFAELTQTAMRVLRKVANPGGFNLGMNQGVVGGAGIAAHLHQHIVPRWGGDGNFFPIIAQTKAITQTLDEVRQQVADAWPGETDAE; the protein is encoded by the coding sequence GTGCAGGAGAACACAGGCGCAGGGTATCCAGGCGATGCCGGCGTTACCGACGACTTTGACCTCGCCGGTGTCCCGGACGCCTTCCAGCGCCTGTGGACTCCGCACCGCATGGCCTATATCAAGGGCGGGCAGCACCAGTTCAAGAACGAAAATGACTGCCCCTTCTGCGTAGGACCCGGACGGACTGACGAGGAAGCCCTCATCGTCCACCGCGGAAAGACCTGCTACGTGGTGCTGAACCTCTTTCCCTACAATCCCGGGCACCTCCTGGTCTGCCCGTACCGCCACATACCCGACTACACGGACCTGACCCTCGATGAGACCGCCGAGTTCGCGGAGCTCACGCAGACAGCCATGCGGGTCCTGCGGAAAGTGGCCAACCCGGGCGGCTTCAACCTCGGCATGAACCAGGGCGTGGTGGGCGGTGCCGGGATCGCGGCGCACCTGCACCAGCACATCGTTCCCCGCTGGGGCGGTGACGGAAACTTCTTCCCGATCATCGCCCAGACCAAGGCCATCACGCAGACCCTGGACGAGGTCCGCCAGCAGGTGGCCGACGCCTGGCCAGGGGAGACGGATGCTGAATAG
- the pdxS gene encoding pyridoxal 5'-phosphate synthase lyase subunit PdxS yields MSTPDVSSEAGSSANSVTGSNRVKRGMAEMLKGGVIMDVVNVEQARIAEDAGAVAVMALERVPADIRAQGGVSRMSDPDMIDQIIDAVSIPVMAKARIGHFVEAQVLQSLGVDYIDESEVLTPADYVNHIDKWKFKVPFVCGATNLGEALRRINEGAAMIRSKGEAGTGDVSNATGHMRQIRAEIAKLAALPEDELYVAAKELQAPYELVKEVAAAGKLPVVLFTAGGIATPADAAMMMQLGADGVFVGSGIFKSGNPAQRAAAVVKATTFFDDPDVIAKASRGLGEAMVGINVDEIPQPHRLAERGW; encoded by the coding sequence GTGTCTACACCTGATGTAAGCAGCGAAGCCGGTTCGTCCGCGAACAGCGTCACGGGCAGCAACCGCGTCAAGCGCGGCATGGCTGAGATGCTCAAGGGCGGCGTCATCATGGACGTCGTCAACGTCGAACAGGCCCGCATCGCCGAAGACGCCGGTGCCGTTGCTGTGATGGCGCTGGAACGCGTTCCGGCCGATATCCGCGCCCAGGGCGGCGTGTCCCGCATGTCGGATCCGGACATGATCGACCAGATCATCGACGCCGTATCCATCCCCGTCATGGCGAAGGCCCGGATCGGCCACTTCGTGGAGGCGCAGGTCCTGCAGTCCCTCGGCGTGGACTACATCGACGAGTCCGAGGTCCTCACCCCGGCCGACTACGTCAACCACATCGACAAGTGGAAGTTCAAGGTCCCCTTCGTCTGCGGTGCGACAAACCTTGGTGAGGCGCTGCGCCGCATCAACGAGGGTGCGGCGATGATCCGCTCCAAGGGCGAGGCCGGCACCGGCGACGTCTCCAACGCCACCGGCCACATGCGCCAGATCCGCGCCGAAATCGCCAAGCTCGCCGCCCTGCCCGAGGATGAGCTGTACGTCGCGGCCAAGGAGCTCCAGGCACCGTACGAGCTGGTCAAGGAAGTTGCCGCTGCCGGCAAGCTTCCCGTGGTCCTGTTCACCGCCGGCGGCATCGCCACCCCGGCCGACGCCGCCATGATGATGCAGCTCGGCGCCGACGGCGTGTTTGTCGGCTCCGGCATCTTCAAGTCCGGCAACCCCGCCCAGCGCGCCGCCGCCGTCGTGAAGGCCACCACCTTCTTCGACGACCCCGACGTCATCGCCAAGGCCTCCCGCGGCCTGGGCGAAGCCATGGTGGGTATCAACGTTGACGAGATCCCCCAGCCGCACCGCCTCGCCGAGCGCGGCTGGTAA
- a CDS encoding M3 family metallopeptidase has translation MTNPLLAPSPLPYGLPPFAEIQPAHYQEAIEAGLAGHLAEIQAIVDNPDPATFENTALAMERSGRLLERAAASFFTLVSADASDVIRDLETKLSPLFSAHQDEVYLNRALFERFAAIDTAGCDAESVRLVEEYLKEFRQSGIQLDGPGQDRLRAINAELSRLGTEFGQRVKEGMKSAALLLDHAGDLAGLPADDIASAAEAARAAGHEGKFLLTLIQPSNQPALAALENRDIRRRLFEASVARGSSGGSLDVLGLATSMAGLRAEKASLLGFANYAELVVDRQTAPDFESVQSMLSRMAPAAVRNADAEAAALAEAAGHPLEAWDWAFYSARVRREKYAVDEQELRPYFELDRVLADGVFFAATSLYGITFHERKDLSGYHPDVRVWEVRGEDGEGLGLFLGDYYTRESKRGGAWMNSLVEQAGLLGTRPVVINNLNISKPPAGEPTLLTLDELRTTFHEFGHALHGLFSNVTYPRFSGTAVPRDFVEYPSQVNEMWIMWPAVLANYARHHATGEPLPAGVVEKLNESRLWGEGFATTEYLGAALLDLAWHVLAAGDVPDDAAAFEDKALAAAGIAHALIPPRYRTGYFQHVFAGAGYAAGYYSYIWSEVLDAETVDWFTENGGLTRANGQRFREELLSRGNSRDPLESFRTLRGRDARLEPLLKRRGLE, from the coding sequence ATGACCAACCCCCTCCTGGCGCCGAGTCCCCTGCCGTACGGACTCCCGCCTTTCGCCGAGATCCAACCCGCCCATTACCAGGAAGCCATCGAAGCGGGCCTCGCCGGGCACCTGGCCGAAATCCAGGCCATCGTGGACAACCCCGATCCCGCCACCTTCGAGAACACGGCCCTGGCGATGGAGCGCTCCGGCCGGCTGCTGGAGAGGGCGGCAGCCTCCTTTTTCACACTTGTCTCAGCCGATGCCTCTGACGTGATTCGGGACCTCGAGACGAAACTCTCCCCACTCTTCTCCGCACACCAGGACGAGGTGTACCTGAACCGGGCATTGTTTGAGCGTTTCGCCGCGATTGACACTGCGGGGTGCGACGCCGAGTCCGTGCGCCTCGTGGAGGAGTACCTCAAGGAGTTCCGGCAGTCCGGCATCCAGCTTGACGGCCCGGGCCAGGACAGGCTCCGCGCCATCAATGCCGAACTCTCACGGCTGGGCACGGAGTTCGGCCAGCGGGTCAAGGAAGGCATGAAGTCTGCGGCCCTCCTGCTGGACCACGCCGGCGACCTCGCGGGCCTGCCGGCTGATGACATTGCCAGCGCCGCGGAGGCTGCCCGCGCGGCCGGTCATGAAGGGAAGTTCCTGCTGACGCTGATCCAGCCCAGCAACCAGCCAGCCCTGGCCGCCCTCGAAAACCGCGACATCCGCCGTCGGCTCTTCGAAGCCTCCGTAGCCCGGGGCAGCAGCGGCGGCAGCCTTGACGTGCTCGGACTCGCCACCTCCATGGCAGGACTTCGCGCCGAGAAGGCGTCGCTGCTCGGCTTTGCCAATTACGCCGAGCTGGTGGTGGACCGCCAGACTGCTCCGGACTTCGAATCTGTCCAGTCCATGCTTAGCCGCATGGCGCCGGCAGCAGTGCGGAACGCAGACGCAGAGGCGGCGGCGCTGGCCGAGGCTGCTGGCCATCCGCTGGAGGCCTGGGACTGGGCCTTCTACTCGGCCAGGGTCCGCCGCGAGAAGTACGCGGTGGACGAACAGGAGCTGCGACCCTATTTTGAACTTGACCGGGTCCTGGCCGACGGGGTCTTCTTCGCCGCCACATCCCTGTACGGCATTACCTTCCACGAGCGGAAGGACCTGTCCGGCTACCACCCCGATGTGCGCGTGTGGGAGGTCCGCGGCGAGGACGGGGAGGGACTGGGGCTGTTCCTGGGTGACTACTACACACGCGAGTCCAAGCGTGGCGGCGCCTGGATGAATTCACTGGTTGAGCAGGCGGGACTGCTGGGAACCAGGCCGGTTGTCATCAACAACCTGAACATCTCCAAGCCGCCGGCAGGCGAACCGACCCTGCTGACCCTGGATGAGCTGCGGACCACGTTCCACGAATTTGGCCATGCCCTGCACGGGCTCTTTTCCAACGTTACGTACCCGCGCTTTTCCGGCACGGCGGTGCCCCGCGACTTTGTGGAATACCCGTCCCAGGTCAACGAGATGTGGATCATGTGGCCCGCGGTACTGGCCAACTATGCCCGCCACCACGCCACCGGCGAACCCCTTCCGGCAGGTGTCGTTGAAAAGCTGAACGAATCCCGGCTGTGGGGCGAAGGCTTCGCCACCACCGAGTACTTGGGCGCTGCCTTATTGGACCTGGCCTGGCATGTCCTCGCGGCCGGCGATGTTCCCGACGACGCCGCGGCTTTCGAGGACAAGGCGCTCGCTGCCGCCGGCATCGCCCACGCCTTGATTCCGCCGCGCTACCGGACGGGCTACTTCCAGCACGTCTTCGCAGGCGCAGGGTACGCGGCGGGCTACTACTCGTACATCTGGAGCGAGGTCCTGGACGCCGAGACCGTCGACTGGTTCACCGAAAACGGCGGCCTCACCCGCGCCAACGGCCAGCGTTTCCGCGAGGAGCTGCTGTCACGGGGAAACAGCCGTGACCCGCTGGAATCCTTCCGCACCCTCCGCGGCCGCGACGCCCGGCTCGAGCCCCTCCTCAAGCGCCGCGGCCTCGAGTAA